A genome region from Nocardiopsis exhalans includes the following:
- a CDS encoding MFS transporter, whose translation MPSPRTPRSDRVSGHRDFQRLWAGSVVSQFGSAIGMVALPVIAVAVLDVAAWQVSLLAGIAALTTVLVAFPVGRRIEYTRKRPVMIGSDLLRAATLASLPAAHVLGALTYTHLCAVAAVNAVCAIAFTGASQAHLKSLVSPARLIDANSRLESTRWLSISVGPSLAGALIAALSAVGALVANTVGFLIGALAVRSVREPEPAPPTPPAPGEGPSKRSELFAGLGFVWGHPTLRPILISWILFAGASSMAAPLTAVYYMRDLGFSAFEYGLLMGVPSLGGLLGARLVPRLVRRLGALRTLWWASLLRGPWYFLIPFAVPGKAGLLMCGVGFGLVLVFAAAANSAMSGYRQLETPDGLMSRVATLWAFATTVSQPLFILIGGVVATLADARMALLVAAVVMSLAGLLLPRGGRSATD comes from the coding sequence CGGCTCGGCGATCGGCATGGTGGCCCTGCCCGTCATCGCCGTCGCGGTCCTGGACGTGGCGGCCTGGCAGGTCTCGCTCCTGGCCGGGATCGCCGCCCTGACCACCGTTCTGGTCGCCTTCCCGGTCGGCCGCCGGATCGAGTACACGCGCAAACGCCCGGTCATGATCGGCAGTGACCTCCTGCGCGCCGCCACTCTGGCCAGCCTTCCGGCCGCCCATGTCCTCGGCGCGCTGACCTACACCCACCTGTGCGCGGTCGCCGCGGTCAACGCGGTCTGCGCCATCGCGTTCACCGGTGCCTCGCAGGCCCACCTCAAGTCCCTGGTCAGCCCGGCCCGGCTGATCGACGCCAACAGCCGTCTGGAATCCACCCGCTGGCTCAGCATCTCCGTGGGCCCCTCCCTGGCCGGCGCCCTGATCGCCGCGCTGTCCGCGGTCGGCGCGCTGGTGGCCAACACCGTCGGTTTCCTCATCGGAGCCCTGGCGGTCCGCTCCGTCCGCGAACCCGAACCCGCACCGCCCACGCCGCCGGCGCCCGGCGAAGGCCCCTCCAAACGCTCGGAGCTCTTCGCCGGGCTCGGCTTCGTGTGGGGCCACCCCACCCTCCGACCGATCCTGATCAGCTGGATCCTGTTCGCCGGGGCCTCATCGATGGCCGCCCCGCTCACCGCCGTCTACTACATGCGCGACCTCGGCTTCAGCGCCTTCGAGTACGGGCTGCTCATGGGCGTGCCGTCACTGGGCGGCCTGCTCGGGGCCCGCCTCGTGCCCCGCCTGGTCAGACGCCTGGGCGCGCTGCGCACCCTCTGGTGGGCCTCCCTGCTGCGCGGCCCCTGGTACTTCCTCATCCCGTTCGCGGTTCCCGGCAAGGCCGGACTGCTCATGTGCGGGGTGGGCTTCGGGCTGGTCCTGGTGTTCGCCGCGGCGGCCAACTCGGCGATGTCCGGCTACCGGCAGCTGGAGACCCCCGACGGCCTGATGTCGCGGGTGGCCACCCTCTGGGCCTTCGCCACGACGGTTTCGCAGCCGTTGTTCATCCTGATCGGCGGGGTGGTCGCCACCCTGGCGGACGCGCGGATGGCACTGCTGGTCGCCGCGGTCGTGATGTCCCTGGCCGGGCTGCTGCTGCCCCGCGGAGGTAGGAGTGCCACCGACTGA
- a CDS encoding sigma-70 family RNA polymerase sigma factor: MTAVVKHVIGTTDQDFERLAAPYRGELYAHCYRMLGSAHDAEDLVQETYLRAWKGYDRFEGRSSLRTWLHRIATTACLTALDKRGRRPLPTGLGGPTPTPEGELAERPELPWLEPLPDTLGGLGAGNDHTNDPGAVVTARESVRLALVAALQYLQPRQRAVLILRDVLRFSAAEVAQTLDTTVPAVNSLRQRARAQLDRVTPDEDSVPEPRSDQREVLARYVAAFEAYDIGALTELFTEEAAFEMPPFATWVRGAEHIGRLIASHCPARGPGDLVLVPTAANGQPAFGMYLRAEDGTHRAFGIHVLELAPGGVSHCTVFFDTTLFRLFGLDPVLR; encoded by the coding sequence GTGACGGCCGTGGTGAAACACGTGATCGGGACGACCGACCAGGACTTCGAGCGGCTCGCGGCCCCCTACCGGGGGGAGCTGTACGCGCACTGCTACCGCATGCTCGGCTCCGCGCACGACGCCGAGGACCTGGTCCAGGAGACCTACCTGCGCGCCTGGAAGGGCTACGACCGCTTCGAGGGCCGATCCAGCCTGCGCACCTGGCTCCACCGGATCGCCACCACGGCCTGCCTCACCGCCCTGGACAAACGCGGCCGCCGCCCCCTGCCCACCGGGCTCGGCGGCCCCACGCCCACCCCTGAGGGCGAGCTCGCCGAACGCCCCGAACTGCCCTGGCTCGAACCGCTGCCGGACACCCTCGGCGGCCTCGGCGCCGGTAACGACCACACCAATGATCCCGGAGCTGTGGTGACCGCCCGCGAAAGCGTCCGGCTCGCCCTGGTCGCCGCCCTCCAGTACCTCCAACCCCGCCAGCGCGCCGTGCTCATCCTGCGCGACGTGCTCCGCTTCAGCGCCGCCGAGGTCGCCCAGACCCTGGACACCACGGTCCCGGCCGTCAACAGCCTCCGGCAGCGCGCCCGCGCCCAGCTCGACCGGGTCACCCCGGACGAGGACAGTGTCCCCGAACCCCGCTCCGACCAGCGCGAGGTCCTCGCCCGCTACGTCGCCGCCTTCGAGGCCTACGACATCGGTGCGCTCACCGAGCTCTTCACCGAGGAGGCGGCCTTCGAGATGCCCCCGTTCGCCACCTGGGTGCGCGGCGCCGAGCACATCGGGCGGTTGATCGCCAGCCACTGCCCGGCCCGGGGCCCCGGTGACCTGGTCCTGGTCCCGACCGCCGCCAACGGCCAGCCCGCCTTCGGCATGTACCTGCGCGCGGAGGACGGCACGCATCGGGCCTTCGGCATCCACGTCCTGGAACTGGCGCCCGGGGGCGTCAGCCACTGCACGGTCTTCTTCGACACCACGCTGTTCCGCCTTTTCGGCCTGGACCCGGTCCTGCGGTAG
- a CDS encoding MFS transporter, which produces MNTTPSLSRSGTPRATGREWLGLGVLALPTLLLSLDMSVLYLALPHLAADLRPTGAQTLWIMDVYGFMIAGFLITMGTLGDRIGRRRLLMIGATAFGLASVAAAFSTSAEMLIATRTLMGVAGATLMPSTLALISNMFRDPAQRAVAISVWTSCFMGGTAIGPVVGGVLLQWFWWGSVFLLGVPVMLLLLVCAPLLLPEYRDPAAGRLDLFSVALSLAAILLVVYGLKTAAEGGSGATALGTVLFGTAMGAWFVRRQLRLPDPLLDLRLFRVRSFSAALATMMAGAVAMGGTFLLLSQYLQLVAGNSPLVAGLWLVPPALAMIISTMCGPPLAQRIGRANVIGGGMFVSALGFVLLVFVPAEGGTGMVVLGLLLTSVGLGPGAALIADIVVGSAPREKAGSAASMSETSGEFGIAIGVALLGSLAAAVYRTRVEVPEGATGRAGEEAAQQTLVGAAGTAGELPPQQAAALLESAREAFTAGLNVTAGFGIVAMVVFGAVALRMLRGAGEAVPKASEGPDEAAGGFGEPGGSAAAGESPAQADEPDRADEFVRPAESVQVTGLDADPTGRTR; this is translated from the coding sequence ATGAACACGACACCATCCCTCTCCCGCTCGGGTACGCCACGGGCGACCGGGCGCGAGTGGCTCGGGCTCGGGGTGCTCGCCCTGCCCACACTGCTGCTGTCCCTGGACATGAGCGTGCTCTACCTGGCGCTGCCGCACCTGGCCGCCGACCTTCGGCCCACCGGGGCACAGACCCTGTGGATCATGGATGTCTACGGCTTCATGATCGCCGGATTCCTCATCACCATGGGCACCCTCGGAGACCGGATCGGCCGACGCCGGCTCCTGATGATCGGCGCCACCGCGTTCGGGCTGGCCTCGGTGGCCGCCGCCTTCTCCACCAGTGCCGAGATGCTCATCGCCACCCGAACCCTCATGGGGGTGGCCGGGGCCACGCTCATGCCCTCCACCCTCGCGCTGATCAGCAACATGTTCCGCGACCCCGCCCAGCGCGCGGTCGCGATCTCGGTGTGGACCAGCTGTTTCATGGGCGGCACCGCCATCGGCCCCGTGGTCGGCGGTGTGCTCCTCCAGTGGTTCTGGTGGGGGTCGGTGTTCCTCCTCGGGGTCCCGGTGATGCTCCTGCTGCTGGTCTGCGCACCCCTGCTCCTGCCCGAGTACCGCGACCCCGCCGCGGGCCGCCTGGACCTGTTCAGTGTCGCGCTGTCCCTGGCCGCGATCCTGCTGGTCGTCTACGGCCTCAAGACCGCCGCCGAGGGCGGTTCGGGCGCCACGGCCCTGGGAACGGTGCTGTTCGGTACGGCCATGGGCGCCTGGTTCGTCCGCCGGCAGCTGCGCCTGCCCGACCCCCTCCTGGACCTGCGCTTGTTCCGGGTGCGCTCCTTCAGCGCGGCCCTGGCCACCATGATGGCCGGAGCGGTCGCCATGGGAGGCACGTTTCTCCTGCTCAGCCAGTACCTCCAGCTGGTCGCGGGCAACTCGCCGCTGGTCGCCGGGCTGTGGCTGGTGCCTCCGGCGCTGGCGATGATCATCAGCACCATGTGCGGCCCGCCCCTGGCCCAGAGGATCGGCCGTGCCAACGTGATCGGCGGCGGAATGTTCGTCAGCGCCCTCGGATTTGTGCTGCTGGTGTTCGTCCCGGCGGAGGGTGGGACCGGGATGGTGGTCCTGGGCCTGCTGCTCACCTCGGTGGGTCTGGGGCCGGGCGCTGCCCTGATCGCCGACATCGTGGTGGGTTCGGCGCCCCGGGAGAAGGCGGGGTCGGCGGCATCGATGTCCGAGACCAGCGGGGAGTTCGGCATCGCGATCGGGGTGGCTCTGCTCGGCAGCCTGGCGGCCGCGGTCTACCGGACCCGGGTCGAGGTCCCCGAGGGGGCCACCGGTCGGGCCGGGGAGGAGGCCGCGCAGCAGACCCTGGTCGGGGCCGCCGGTACGGCCGGGGAACTGCCTCCGCAGCAGGCCGCCGCGCTGCTGGAGTCGGCCCGGGAGGCGTTCACCGCGGGGCTCAACGTGACCGCGGGGTTCGGGATCGTCGCGATGGTGGTGTTCGGTGCGGTGGCCCTGCGGATGCTGCGCGGAGCGGGGGAGGCCGTCCCGAAAGCATCGGAAGGACCGGACGAAGCGGCCGGAGGGTTCGGGGAACCCGGAGGTTCCGCGGCGGCCGGCGAGAGCCCGGCTCAGGCCGATGAACCCGACCGGGCCGATGAGTTCGTGCGCCCGGCCGAGTCAGTACAGGTGACCGGACTCGACGCCGACCCCACCGGGAGGACCCGATGA
- a CDS encoding VOC family protein, translating to MKRPNLDSMLLASADPDRLRDWYAAVLDPAASDTVDHYRVLRFGTFHLLIDQRDDVGPKAADPTRVILNFDVADARAVATRMDERGTEWVAPLEDRDGSYFATAKDPDGNYVQIIQMSEEHLAAMERGETGG from the coding sequence ATGAAGCGCCCCAACCTGGACAGCATGCTGCTCGCCAGCGCCGACCCCGACCGACTGCGCGACTGGTACGCCGCCGTACTGGACCCCGCCGCCAGCGACACCGTGGACCACTACCGGGTGCTGCGCTTCGGCACCTTCCACCTGCTCATCGACCAGCGCGACGACGTCGGCCCCAAGGCCGCCGACCCCACCCGCGTGATCCTCAACTTCGACGTCGCCGACGCCCGCGCCGTCGCCACACGCATGGACGAGCGGGGCACCGAGTGGGTCGCCCCGCTGGAGGACCGCGACGGCAGCTACTTCGCCACCGCCAAGGACCCCGACGGCAACTACGTGCAGATCATCCAGATGAGCGAGGAGCACCTCGCGGCCATGGAACGCGGTGAGACGGGCGGGTAG
- a CDS encoding alpha/beta fold hydrolase produces MTTVTSPGAGGHSPDERSLRVPGARLHHEVRGSGPLLLLVPGGPQDAGVLADLARRLADRYTTVAYDPRGNSRSLLDGTAEGRADEDQRLDVHADDAAHLIRSLGGGPADVFGTSGGAQIALALATRDPDLVRAVVAHEPPCVMLLDDPSEALAHDREIHETYLKEGVEAGIALFLGLNGLDGTEPDAPEQGEGGGAPPPMSEEDAATFERVSGNFEYFLAHGMLPLSLYRPDTDALHRNGTRVVVGLGEGSLGQDIHAMGSALAGRLGIEPITFPGDHLGYEAEPEAFADVLRCVLADG; encoded by the coding sequence GTGACTACCGTGACCTCACCCGGCGCTGGTGGCCACTCCCCCGACGAACGCTCGCTCCGGGTCCCCGGGGCCCGTCTCCACCACGAGGTCCGGGGTTCGGGACCGCTGCTGCTCCTGGTCCCGGGCGGCCCGCAGGACGCCGGTGTCCTCGCCGACCTAGCCCGGCGCCTGGCCGACCGGTACACCACCGTCGCCTACGACCCCCGGGGCAACTCGCGCAGTCTCCTGGACGGCACCGCCGAGGGCCGGGCGGACGAGGACCAGCGGCTCGACGTGCACGCCGACGACGCCGCGCACCTGATCCGATCACTCGGCGGCGGCCCCGCTGACGTCTTCGGCACCAGCGGCGGGGCCCAGATCGCGCTCGCACTGGCGACCCGCGACCCCGATCTGGTGCGCGCGGTCGTGGCCCACGAGCCCCCGTGCGTGATGCTGCTCGACGACCCCTCGGAGGCCCTCGCACACGATCGGGAGATCCACGAGACCTACCTGAAGGAGGGTGTGGAGGCCGGGATCGCCCTGTTCCTGGGGCTCAACGGCCTGGACGGTACCGAACCGGACGCCCCTGAACAGGGGGAGGGGGGCGGTGCTCCCCCGCCGATGAGCGAGGAGGACGCAGCGACCTTCGAGCGGGTCAGCGGGAACTTCGAGTACTTCCTCGCGCACGGAATGCTTCCGCTGTCGCTGTACCGGCCGGACACGGACGCCCTGCACCGGAACGGAACACGCGTGGTGGTGGGTCTGGGCGAGGGTTCGCTGGGGCAGGACATCCACGCCATGGGCTCCGCCCTGGCCGGAAGGCTCGGGATCGAGCCGATCACCTTCCCCGGTGACCACCTTGGCTACGAGGCCGAACCCGAGGCCTTCGCCGACGTCCTGCGCTGTGTCCTCGCCGACGGCTGA
- a CDS encoding PadR family transcriptional regulator → MAARTQRRSPLAVQLLLLLAEEPMHAYRMQQLIRARHKDRIVNIAQRNSVYQTLDRLLRAELIEVADRVRAPGRPERTVYRLTDTGRGTLDGWLREMLSTPAREFPEFPVALAALAHLTPELAAEYLEERAHRLRARLRQAESDAEQAEGMGLPRMFVLEDEYQQALTETELRWVKGLVDELRSGSLTWDREWLDAVSARLGPPETDTDDGTATP, encoded by the coding sequence GTGGCAGCTCGGACACAACGGCGCTCACCGCTGGCGGTACAACTCCTGCTCCTGCTGGCGGAGGAACCGATGCACGCCTACCGGATGCAGCAGCTGATCAGGGCCCGGCACAAGGACCGGATCGTCAACATCGCGCAGCGCAACAGCGTGTACCAGACCTTGGACCGGCTCCTGCGCGCCGAACTCATCGAGGTGGCGGACCGGGTACGCGCTCCCGGCCGCCCGGAACGGACGGTCTACCGGCTCACCGACACCGGGCGCGGCACCCTGGACGGGTGGTTGAGGGAGATGCTCTCCACGCCCGCTCGCGAGTTCCCCGAGTTCCCCGTGGCGCTGGCCGCACTGGCGCATCTGACCCCGGAACTGGCCGCCGAATACCTCGAGGAGCGGGCACACCGGCTCAGGGCCCGCCTGCGGCAGGCGGAATCCGACGCCGAGCAGGCCGAGGGCATGGGCCTGCCCCGGATGTTCGTGCTGGAGGACGAGTACCAGCAGGCACTCACCGAAACCGAGCTGCGCTGGGTGAAGGGTCTCGTGGACGAACTCCGCTCGGGGAGTCTGACCTGGGACCGGGAGTGGCTGGATGCCGTGTCCGCACGCCTGGGCCCTCCCGAGACCGATACGGACGACGGCACCGCCACGCCCTAG
- a CDS encoding VOC family protein yields the protein MHLQFAELPVSDQDRAKSFYTEKLGCQVVADAPMGEKWRWIELGFEGSDTALHFVPREDETPSPDPVLVLVEDDVRSTVEALRARGVEIITEPGEAPYRPGVTVAEFRDSEGNRMVLSEKLR from the coding sequence ATGCACCTCCAATTCGCCGAACTCCCCGTCTCCGACCAGGACCGGGCGAAATCCTTCTACACCGAGAAGCTCGGCTGCCAGGTGGTCGCCGACGCACCCATGGGCGAAAAGTGGCGGTGGATCGAGCTCGGCTTCGAGGGCTCCGACACAGCCCTGCACTTCGTCCCCCGCGAGGACGAGACTCCCTCCCCCGACCCCGTCCTGGTGCTGGTCGAGGACGACGTCCGGAGCACGGTCGAGGCCCTGCGGGCCAGGGGCGTGGAGATCATCACCGAGCCCGGGGAGGCCCCGTATCGGCCGGGGGTCACCGTGGCCGAGTTCCGGGACAGCGAGGGCAACCGCATGGTGCTCAGTGAGAAGCTGAGGTGA
- the mgrA gene encoding L-glyceraldehyde 3-phosphate reductase: protein MTYVAAPTRYDSMPYRRCGRSGLRLPALSLGLWHNFGGELGLAVQRDILLRAFDLGVVHFDLANNYGPPPGAAEENFGRVIASDLRRYRDEFVVSTKAGYLMWPGPYGEWGSRKGLLASLDQSLGRMGLDHVDVFYSHRPDPDTPLEETMGALDTAVRQGKALYAGVSNYSPEQTLEAARVLREMGTPLLIHQPSYSMFNRWVEDGLLDVLDEVGAGSIAYSPLAQGLLTDRYLNGVPEGSRAAGSSPFLSAEGITDTVLERVRGLNAIAERRGQTLAQMALAWVLRGGRVTSAVVGASSVAQLENNVAAIDNLEFSAEELAEIDRCAQVD from the coding sequence ATGACCTACGTCGCCGCTCCGACGCGCTACGACTCCATGCCCTACCGCCGCTGCGGTCGCAGCGGTCTGCGCCTGCCCGCCCTGTCCCTGGGGCTGTGGCACAACTTCGGCGGGGAGCTCGGACTGGCCGTGCAGCGCGACATCCTGCTGCGCGCCTTCGACCTGGGCGTGGTCCACTTCGACCTGGCCAACAACTACGGTCCCCCGCCCGGGGCGGCCGAGGAGAACTTCGGTCGGGTGATCGCCTCGGACCTGCGGCGGTACCGGGACGAGTTCGTCGTCTCCACCAAGGCCGGGTACCTGATGTGGCCGGGCCCGTACGGCGAGTGGGGTTCGCGCAAGGGCCTGTTGGCCAGCCTGGACCAGAGCCTGGGACGGATGGGTCTGGACCACGTGGACGTGTTCTACTCGCACCGTCCCGACCCGGACACGCCCCTGGAGGAAACCATGGGCGCGCTGGACACGGCGGTGCGCCAGGGCAAGGCGCTGTACGCGGGCGTGTCCAACTACTCCCCGGAGCAGACCTTGGAGGCCGCCCGCGTCCTGCGCGAGATGGGCACCCCGCTGCTCATCCACCAGCCCTCGTACTCGATGTTCAACCGCTGGGTGGAGGACGGGCTGCTGGACGTACTGGACGAGGTGGGCGCCGGTTCCATCGCCTACTCACCGCTGGCCCAGGGGCTGCTGACCGACCGCTACCTGAACGGTGTCCCGGAGGGTTCGCGCGCGGCCGGTTCGAGCCCCTTCCTGAGCGCGGAGGGCATCACCGACACCGTGTTGGAGCGGGTGCGCGGGCTGAACGCGATCGCCGAGCGGCGCGGGCAGACCCTGGCTCAGATGGCGCTGGCCTGGGTGCTGCGCGGCGGCCGGGTGACTTCGGCGGTGGTGGGCGCCAGCAGCGTGGCGCAGCTGGAGAACAACGTGGCCGCCATCGACAACCTGGAGTTCTCCGCCGAGGAACTCGCCGAGATCGACCGCTGCGCCCAGGTGGACTGA
- a CDS encoding FAD-dependent oxidoreductase has product MTKALIIGGGIGGPVAAAALQRAGTEAIVYEAHSGPGGGIGAFLTLAPNGLAALRTLGMLDAVRAAASFPTTGIEFVNGKGRRLGLLPDGSDQGPPELRTVTINRDALQSTLAETAQEQGVRIEYGKRFVGYTETDTGVVAEFADGTTAEADVLIGADGIHSQVRRLTAPDAPRPDYTGLLNIGGYVRAEDATVAPTRGSTARMVFGKRAFFGYQTAPSGEVYWFANFAHTELPREQITALGDDAWKEYVLELFADDHPDVTALLKATAPARFRPLGVYDLASLPNWSRGRLALLGDAAHAVSSSSGQGASLSVEDALVLAACLRDLPTPEEAFTAYEQRRRDRVERIAAEGRRRGDQKAAPASPAALFLRDLMLRVVFRMVARFGSHSWINDYRVDFDEPVTAPHQSVAYPR; this is encoded by the coding sequence ATGACCAAGGCACTGATCATCGGAGGCGGCATCGGCGGGCCCGTCGCCGCGGCGGCACTGCAACGGGCCGGGACCGAGGCGATCGTCTACGAAGCCCACTCCGGACCCGGTGGCGGCATCGGGGCGTTCCTGACCCTGGCCCCCAACGGCCTGGCCGCCCTGCGCACGCTGGGCATGCTCGACGCGGTGCGGGCCGCGGCCTCCTTCCCCACGACCGGCATCGAGTTCGTGAACGGGAAGGGCCGCCGGCTGGGGCTGCTGCCCGACGGCTCCGACCAGGGGCCGCCCGAGCTGCGTACCGTCACCATCAACCGGGACGCGCTCCAGAGCACCCTGGCTGAGACCGCCCAGGAGCAGGGCGTACGTATCGAGTACGGCAAGCGCTTCGTCGGCTACACCGAGACCGACACCGGAGTGGTCGCCGAATTCGCTGACGGCACCACGGCCGAGGCGGACGTGCTCATCGGCGCGGACGGCATCCACTCGCAGGTGCGGCGCCTCACGGCCCCCGACGCCCCGCGCCCCGACTACACCGGTCTGCTGAACATCGGCGGATACGTGCGCGCCGAGGACGCGACCGTCGCACCCACCCGGGGATCGACCGCGCGGATGGTCTTCGGCAAACGGGCGTTCTTCGGTTACCAGACCGCGCCCTCCGGCGAGGTCTACTGGTTCGCCAACTTCGCGCACACCGAGCTGCCCCGCGAGCAGATCACCGCGCTCGGCGACGACGCGTGGAAGGAGTACGTCCTGGAGCTGTTCGCCGACGACCACCCGGACGTCACCGCGCTCCTGAAAGCCACCGCCCCCGCGCGTTTCCGTCCCCTGGGCGTCTACGACCTGGCGTCCCTGCCGAACTGGAGCCGGGGCCGGTTGGCACTGCTGGGCGACGCGGCCCACGCCGTGTCCAGCTCCAGCGGACAGGGCGCCTCCCTCTCGGTGGAGGACGCCCTGGTCCTGGCCGCCTGCCTACGGGACCTGCCCACCCCGGAGGAGGCCTTCACCGCCTACGAACAGCGCCGCCGCGACCGGGTCGAGCGGATCGCCGCCGAAGGTCGAAGGCGTGGCGACCAGAAGGCGGCTCCGGCCAGCCCGGCGGCACTGTTCCTGAGAGATCTGATGCTGCGGGTGGTGTTCCGGATGGTCGCCAGGTTCGGCAGCCACTCCTGGATCAACGACTACCGCGTCGACTTCGACGAGCCGGTCACCGCTCCTCACCAGTCCGTCGCGTACCCGAGGTAA
- a CDS encoding FAD-binding oxidoreductase: protein MSDQTGARTFAHDTTGQEGQQPGSDVVESATVRPEPVGPDPVGQNAVDPGSAGPETVLPSDPRYDYLASRGRAYGRATGRPDRIHPVRSTDDVVAAVQRAVDDGLRLTVRSGGHCFEGFVDDPLVRVVIDTALMNDVSYDPAMGAFAVEAGARLGDVYRSLYIGWGVVVPAGESPEVGAGGHILGGGYGFLSRLHGLAADHLHAVEVVVVDASGRARAVVATRAADDPHRDLWWAHTGGGGGNFGVVTRYWLRSPEATGTDPARLLPAAPRAVDSFTATWDWSELDEASFARLVRNFGDWCERHSDADTPHAGIFATFYLNARSLGQVQIVGQHLSPENGGEALVREFVAAVGAGIGAAPVFETRRQSWLGFALTSFDGEMGRTKIKDAFLRRGFDDRQIAVLHRHLTDASTGAPFSTVALDTYGGRVNAVAEDATASAQRDSPLRTWAVIAWPEPEEDEQHLGWARSLFRELFADTGGVPAPRTGADGTFVNHPDADYADPRWNTSGIPWPTLYYKDNYPALRRVKAAWDPRNVFRHALSVEPAGDAVAPGE, encoded by the coding sequence ATGAGCGACCAGACCGGGGCGCGGACGTTCGCCCACGACACCACCGGGCAGGAGGGGCAGCAGCCCGGATCTGACGTGGTCGAATCCGCCACGGTGCGGCCGGAGCCAGTCGGCCCGGACCCGGTGGGCCAGAACGCGGTGGACCCGGGGTCCGCGGGTCCCGAGACGGTTCTCCCCTCGGACCCGCGCTACGACTATCTCGCCTCCCGCGGCCGCGCCTACGGGCGCGCCACCGGACGACCGGACCGGATCCACCCGGTGCGCTCCACCGACGACGTGGTGGCCGCGGTGCAGCGGGCCGTGGACGACGGCCTCCGGCTCACGGTGCGCAGCGGCGGCCACTGCTTCGAGGGTTTCGTCGACGACCCGCTGGTCCGGGTGGTCATCGACACCGCGCTGATGAACGACGTCTCCTACGACCCGGCGATGGGCGCCTTCGCGGTTGAGGCGGGCGCCCGGCTCGGCGACGTGTACCGGTCCCTGTACATCGGCTGGGGCGTGGTCGTCCCGGCCGGTGAGAGCCCCGAGGTCGGCGCGGGCGGACACATCCTCGGCGGCGGCTACGGGTTCCTGTCCCGCCTGCACGGACTCGCCGCCGACCACCTGCACGCGGTCGAGGTCGTCGTCGTGGACGCCTCGGGGCGGGCACGGGCGGTCGTGGCCACCCGCGCGGCCGACGACCCCCACCGCGACCTGTGGTGGGCGCACACCGGCGGCGGAGGCGGAAACTTCGGCGTCGTCACCCGCTACTGGCTGCGGTCTCCCGAGGCCACCGGCACCGACCCCGCGCGGCTGCTTCCCGCGGCGCCGCGGGCGGTCGACTCCTTCACCGCGACCTGGGACTGGTCCGAACTCGACGAGGCGTCCTTCGCACGGCTCGTCCGCAACTTCGGCGACTGGTGCGAGCGCCACAGCGACGCCGACACCCCGCACGCCGGGATCTTCGCCACCTTCTACCTGAACGCGCGCTCCCTCGGGCAGGTGCAGATCGTCGGCCAGCACCTGAGCCCGGAGAACGGCGGCGAGGCGCTGGTGCGCGAGTTCGTGGCCGCGGTCGGCGCGGGAATCGGCGCCGCACCTGTCTTCGAGACCCGGCGCCAGTCCTGGCTGGGGTTCGCACTCACCTCCTTCGACGGCGAGATGGGCCGGACCAAGATCAAGGACGCGTTCCTGCGCAGGGGATTCGACGACCGCCAGATCGCCGTGCTCCACCGACACCTCACCGACGCCTCGACCGGCGCTCCCTTCAGCACGGTCGCCCTGGACACCTACGGCGGCCGGGTGAACGCGGTGGCCGAGGACGCCACCGCCTCCGCCCAGCGCGACTCACCGCTGCGGACGTGGGCCGTCATCGCGTGGCCGGAGCCCGAGGAGGACGAACAGCACCTGGGGTGGGCGCGGTCGCTGTTCCGGGAACTGTTCGCCGATACCGGCGGTGTCCCCGCACCCCGCACCGGTGCGGACGGGACGTTCGTCAACCACCCCGACGCCGATTACGCCGACCCCCGCTGGAACACCTCCGGGATCCCGTGGCCGACCCTGTACTACAAGGACAACTACCCGGCGCTGCGGCGGGTCAAGGCCGCCTGGGACCCCCGGAACGTCTTCCGCCACGCCCTGTCCGTCGAACCCGCCGGGGACGCTGTCGCTCCGGGGGAGTAG